Proteins from a single region of Haloterrigena alkaliphila:
- the thsA gene encoding thermosome subunit alpha yields MGNQPLIVLSEDSQRTSGKDAQSMNIQAGKAVAESVRTTLGPKGMDKMLVDSSGNVIVTNDGVTLLSEMEIDHPAADMIVEVAETQEDEVGDGTTSAVVIAGELLSQAEELLDQDIHATTLAQGYRQAAEEATEALEEIAIDVEEDDEEILRQIAATAMTGKGAESARDLLAELVVDAVQSVADDDGVDTDNIKVEKVVGSSIENSELVEGVIVDKERVSDSMPYFAEDADIAIVDGDLEIKETEIDAEVNVTDPDQLEQFLEQEEAQLREMAEKVAEVGADVVFVDGGIDDMAQHYLAQEGIIAVRRVKSSDQGQLARATGATPVSTVDDLTEDDLGFAGSVAQKEIAGDQRIFVEEVDDAKAVTLILRGGTEHVIDEVDRAIEDSLGVVRTTLEDGKVLAGGGAPEVELSLALRDYADSVGGREQLAVEAFADALEVIPRTLAENAGLDPIDSLVELRADHDGGDTASGLDAFTGDTIDMAEEGVYEPLRVKTQAIESATEAAVMLLRIDDVIAAGDLAVSHDDDDEEMPPGGGGMGGGMGGMGGGMGGMM; encoded by the coding sequence ATGGGCAATCAGCCCCTTATCGTTCTCTCGGAGGACAGTCAGCGGACATCCGGCAAAGACGCGCAGTCGATGAACATTCAGGCCGGGAAGGCCGTCGCCGAGTCCGTACGGACCACGCTGGGTCCGAAGGGGATGGACAAGATGCTCGTCGACTCGTCGGGCAACGTGATCGTCACGAACGACGGCGTCACGCTGCTCTCGGAGATGGAGATCGACCATCCCGCGGCCGACATGATCGTCGAAGTCGCCGAGACTCAGGAGGACGAGGTCGGCGACGGGACGACCAGCGCCGTCGTCATCGCCGGCGAACTCCTCAGCCAGGCCGAGGAACTCCTCGACCAGGACATCCACGCGACCACCCTCGCCCAGGGGTACCGACAGGCCGCCGAAGAGGCCACCGAGGCCCTCGAGGAGATCGCCATCGACGTCGAGGAGGACGACGAGGAGATCCTCCGACAGATCGCCGCCACCGCGATGACGGGCAAGGGCGCCGAGAGCGCCCGCGACCTGCTCGCCGAACTCGTCGTCGATGCGGTCCAGTCCGTCGCGGACGACGACGGCGTCGACACGGACAACATCAAAGTCGAGAAGGTCGTCGGCAGCTCCATCGAGAACTCCGAACTCGTCGAAGGCGTCATCGTCGACAAGGAGCGCGTCTCCGATAGCATGCCCTACTTCGCCGAGGACGCCGACATCGCGATCGTCGACGGCGACCTCGAGATCAAAGAGACCGAGATCGACGCCGAGGTCAACGTCACCGACCCCGACCAGCTCGAGCAGTTCTTAGAGCAGGAGGAGGCCCAGCTGCGCGAGATGGCCGAGAAAGTCGCCGAGGTCGGCGCCGACGTCGTCTTCGTCGACGGCGGCATCGACGACATGGCTCAGCACTACCTCGCCCAGGAGGGCATCATCGCCGTCCGCCGCGTCAAGTCCAGCGACCAGGGACAACTGGCCCGCGCGACCGGCGCCACGCCCGTCTCGACGGTCGACGACCTGACCGAGGACGATCTCGGCTTCGCCGGGAGCGTCGCCCAGAAGGAGATCGCCGGCGACCAGCGCATCTTCGTCGAGGAGGTCGACGACGCCAAGGCGGTCACCCTCATCCTCCGCGGCGGCACCGAGCACGTCATCGACGAAGTCGACCGCGCCATCGAGGACTCGCTGGGCGTCGTTCGCACGACCCTCGAGGACGGCAAGGTCCTCGCGGGCGGCGGCGCCCCCGAAGTCGAACTCTCGCTCGCGCTCCGTGACTACGCCGACTCCGTCGGCGGCCGCGAGCAGCTCGCCGTCGAGGCCTTCGCGGACGCGCTCGAGGTCATCCCGCGCACGCTGGCCGAGAACGCCGGGCTGGACCCCATCGACTCCCTCGTGGAGCTCCGCGCCGACCACGACGGCGGCGACACCGCCTCCGGCCTCGACGCCTTCACCGGCGACACCATCGACATGGCCGAGGAGGGCGTCTACGAGCCGCTTCGCGTGAAGACCCAGGCGATCGAGTCCGCCACCGAGGCGGCCGTCATGCTGCTGCGCATCGACGACGTCATCGCCGCGGGCGACCTCGCGGTCTCCCACGACGACGATGACGAAGAGATGCCGCCGGGCGGCGGTGGCATGGGCGGCGGCATGGGCGGTATGGGCGGCGGCATGGGCGGCATGATGTAG
- a CDS encoding 2Fe-2S iron-sulfur cluster-binding protein, whose translation MTSHDVTLEWPDGRTRTIAVREDETVLEAAERVGIALPFGCRTGACGTCTGRLLEAEGTEPGDGAGNSGGVDIEAAFAHRRPPRAFKDRHREDGYVLLCIASPRTSCRIAVGSSVHTELMENPWK comes from the coding sequence ATGACGAGCCACGACGTGACCCTCGAGTGGCCCGACGGACGAACCCGGACGATCGCGGTACGCGAGGACGAGACGGTCCTCGAGGCCGCCGAGCGCGTCGGTATCGCCCTTCCCTTCGGTTGTCGGACCGGCGCCTGCGGGACCTGTACGGGACGCCTGCTCGAGGCGGAGGGGACGGAACCCGGGGACGGTGCCGGTAACTCGGGAGGGGTCGACATCGAGGCCGCGTTCGCGCACCGCCGTCCGCCGCGAGCGTTCAAGGACCGCCACCGAGAGGACGGCTACGTGCTGCTGTGTATCGCCTCGCCGCGGACCAGCTGTCGGATCGCCGTCGGCTCGAGCGTCCACACCGAACTGATGGAGAACCCGTGGAAGTGA
- a CDS encoding metallophosphoesterase — translation MNIGIVSDTHDNVEAIERATEIFAEEGVEIVVHCGDFVAPLMIDYFEEFELHGVLGNNDGDVANLQSRFDALGGESELHGRFASLEFDGLSFAVLHGESLEEVEAIAAGEMFDFVCYGHHHQRELSEEGRTTVLNPGAHVLASDEDRTVAVVDTRSESVRFRSVLE, via the coding sequence ATGAACATCGGGATCGTCTCCGACACCCACGACAACGTCGAGGCCATCGAGCGCGCGACCGAGATCTTCGCCGAGGAGGGCGTCGAGATCGTCGTCCACTGCGGCGATTTCGTCGCACCGCTGATGATCGACTACTTCGAGGAATTCGAGCTCCACGGCGTCCTCGGGAATAACGACGGCGACGTCGCGAACCTCCAGTCGAGATTCGACGCGCTGGGCGGCGAGAGCGAACTCCACGGCCGCTTCGCGAGCCTCGAGTTCGACGGCCTCTCGTTCGCCGTCCTCCACGGTGAGAGTCTCGAGGAGGTCGAGGCGATCGCCGCCGGCGAGATGTTCGATTTCGTCTGTTACGGTCACCACCACCAGCGCGAGCTATCGGAGGAGGGGCGAACGACGGTACTGAACCCCGGCGCACACGTGCTGGCGAGCGACGAGGACCGCACGGTCGCGGTCGTCGACACGCGCTCGGAATCGGTTCGGTTCCGGTCGGTCCTCGAGTGA
- a CDS encoding KH domain-containing protein yields MQHVKIPQDRIGVLIGEGGETMREIEAEAEVRLDIDSENGSVAVETVGDPVLGLKGPEIVRAIGRGFPPDAALRLLEDDMMLFDIVDIDAAARNKNDMKRKKGRLIGEGGRTRELMEELTGADVVIYGSTLGIIGGPEQVDAVRSAAEMLLDGAPHGAVYSFLEERHNEMKHKGMEYHRFPGGQS; encoded by the coding sequence ATGCAACACGTGAAGATTCCGCAGGACCGCATCGGCGTCCTCATCGGCGAGGGCGGCGAGACGATGCGCGAGATCGAGGCCGAAGCGGAGGTGCGACTCGACATCGACTCGGAGAACGGCTCCGTCGCCGTCGAGACCGTCGGCGACCCCGTTCTCGGGCTCAAGGGCCCCGAAATCGTCCGCGCCATCGGCCGCGGCTTCCCCCCGGACGCGGCGCTTCGCCTGCTCGAGGACGACATGATGCTGTTCGATATCGTCGACATCGACGCCGCCGCGCGAAACAAGAACGACATGAAGCGCAAGAAGGGACGGCTCATCGGCGAGGGTGGCCGCACGCGCGAACTCATGGAGGAATTGACCGGCGCCGACGTCGTCATCTACGGCTCGACGCTGGGGATCATCGGCGGGCCCGAGCAGGTCGACGCCGTCCGGAGCGCCGCCGAGATGCTGCTCGACGGCGCGCCCCACGGCGCCGTCTACTCCTTCCTCGAGGAGCGACACAACGAGATGAAACACAAGGGGATGGAGTACCACCGGTTCCCCGGCGGTCAGTCCTGA
- a CDS encoding DUF7344 domain-containing protein, translated as MTGHRSAVDGFGGGPTLDGVFAVFANYRRRYVLHYLREEERASLGGIARQIAAWERAYRSEEVSGDLADRIEIELVHTHLPRLREADLVQYDRRASLVVYRDPPDIVRALLDLCTDRDLPE; from the coding sequence ATGACGGGACATCGATCAGCCGTCGACGGATTCGGGGGCGGTCCGACCCTCGACGGCGTCTTCGCCGTCTTCGCGAACTATCGGCGTCGATACGTACTACACTATCTCCGGGAGGAAGAGCGTGCGTCGCTCGGGGGCATCGCTCGGCAGATCGCGGCGTGGGAACGTGCGTATCGATCCGAAGAGGTTTCCGGGGACCTGGCCGACCGAATCGAGATCGAACTGGTCCACACGCACCTCCCGCGGTTACGCGAAGCGGATCTCGTCCAGTACGACCGACGCGCTTCGCTGGTCGTCTATCGCGACCCGCCGGATATCGTCAGAGCGCTCCTCGATCTCTGTACCGACCGCGACCTTCCGGAGTGA
- a CDS encoding proteasome assembly chaperone family protein: MASDPAYTVSVETDEPIEGPLFVGLSNVGMAGLTAVDFLVTHLEFERIGHVRARGLPDITPVEDGVPRHPMRVYASPQAEYCVLLSELFVPVWAADAFADGILAWIDSTEIDEMAVFHGIPFPHGPDGHDVFYVATPTYRNRRLEGTDVPPASGGVLDGVAGELAARSLDGEAPPLGAYVTPTHPPGPDLEASLRYLDLLRTVYGLEIDDDQLRERAAELQRYYAELADRMASLEAQEGPGSQNFPEDRMFM; the protein is encoded by the coding sequence ATGGCGTCCGACCCAGCGTACACCGTCTCCGTCGAAACCGATGAACCGATCGAGGGCCCCCTGTTCGTCGGGCTCTCGAACGTGGGCATGGCCGGGCTCACGGCCGTCGATTTCCTCGTTACCCACCTCGAGTTCGAGCGGATCGGTCACGTTCGGGCCCGCGGGTTGCCTGACATCACGCCGGTCGAAGACGGGGTCCCGAGACATCCGATGCGCGTGTACGCGTCTCCGCAGGCCGAGTACTGCGTGTTGCTCAGCGAACTGTTCGTGCCGGTGTGGGCGGCCGACGCCTTCGCCGACGGAATCCTGGCGTGGATCGACTCGACCGAGATCGACGAGATGGCCGTCTTCCACGGGATTCCGTTTCCGCACGGGCCGGACGGACACGACGTCTTCTACGTCGCCACGCCGACGTACAGGAACCGCCGACTCGAGGGGACCGACGTCCCGCCGGCCAGCGGCGGCGTCCTCGACGGCGTCGCCGGCGAACTGGCGGCCCGCAGCCTCGACGGGGAGGCCCCGCCGCTCGGGGCGTACGTCACCCCGACGCATCCGCCCGGGCCGGATCTCGAGGCGTCGCTCCGGTATCTGGACCTCCTGCGAACCGTCTACGGCCTCGAGATCGACGACGACCAGCTCCGCGAACGCGCCGCGGAACTGCAGCGGTACTACGCCGAACTCGCGGATCGCATGGCATCGCTGGAGGCCCAGGAGGGTCCCGGGAGCCAGAACTTCCCGGAGGATCGGATGTTCATGTGA
- a CDS encoding ornithine cyclodeaminase family protein, which yields MNTLLLDSEAVDEYAALGDVIDAVEQAFAAFERGTTQMPAKSYIDLPQYNGDFRSMPAYLEVRGSDASSSQSGSQRDSDAAEEWDAAGLKWVNVHPDNPADHDLPTVLGTMIYSDPETAFPLAIMDGTMLTMKRTGAAAAVATDHLAVADASSLGIVGAGVQSYTQLRAISEVRPIEEVVVSDPDAERVERFVDAFADEFDVRAGSISEAGHCDVLSTVTPVEDPIVGREDVGEHTHVNAIGADAEGKHELRDELLAAATIVIDDHEQCTHSGEINVPYGEGTLTDDDIHAEIGEIVVGSKAGRTDETGITVFDSTGLAIQDVAAAHVVYDRARDAGEGYAFEMIDTETQ from the coding sequence ATGAATACGCTTCTATTGGACAGCGAGGCCGTCGACGAGTACGCCGCACTCGGCGACGTCATCGACGCCGTCGAGCAGGCCTTCGCGGCCTTCGAGCGCGGGACCACGCAGATGCCCGCGAAGTCCTACATCGACCTCCCGCAGTACAACGGCGACTTTCGGTCGATGCCGGCCTACCTCGAGGTTCGAGGAAGCGACGCTTCCTCGAGCCAGTCAGGATCGCAGCGCGATTCTGACGCTGCCGAGGAGTGGGACGCGGCGGGGCTGAAGTGGGTCAACGTCCACCCCGACAACCCGGCGGATCACGACCTGCCGACGGTGCTGGGGACGATGATCTACTCCGACCCCGAGACCGCCTTCCCGCTCGCGATCATGGACGGGACGATGCTCACCATGAAGCGGACCGGCGCAGCGGCGGCCGTCGCGACCGACCATCTGGCCGTCGCGGACGCCTCGAGTCTGGGTATCGTCGGCGCCGGCGTCCAGTCGTACACGCAACTGCGGGCGATCAGCGAGGTGCGCCCGATCGAGGAGGTCGTCGTCTCTGACCCCGACGCGGAGCGCGTCGAGCGGTTCGTCGACGCCTTCGCGGACGAGTTCGACGTTCGTGCGGGGTCCATCTCGGAAGCCGGCCACTGCGACGTGCTCTCGACGGTGACGCCCGTCGAGGACCCCATCGTCGGCCGCGAGGACGTCGGCGAGCACACCCACGTCAACGCCATCGGCGCCGACGCCGAGGGGAAACACGAACTGCGCGACGAGTTACTCGCGGCGGCGACGATCGTCATCGACGACCACGAGCAGTGCACCCACTCGGGCGAGATCAACGTCCCCTACGGCGAGGGCACGCTGACCGACGACGACATCCACGCCGAGATCGGCGAGATCGTCGTCGGTTCGAAAGCCGGCCGGACGGACGAGACGGGAATCACCGTCTTCGACTCGACCGGACTCGCCATCCAGGACGTGGCCGCGGCTCACGTCGTCTACGACCGCGCGCGCGACGCCGGCGAGGGGTACGCGTTCGAGATGATCGATACCGAAACGCAGTAA
- a CDS encoding 2Fe-2S iron-sulfur cluster-binding protein, translating into MTSHDVTLERTDGPNRTIEVTDDETVLEAAGRAGVRLPYDCRKGTCITCVGRLIEIEGADTDVDADADGAARTADPADAFTYRRSPAALTDRERADGYVLLCIAQPRVDCRLEVGPRVRSEVGDSPWA; encoded by the coding sequence ATGACGAGCCACGACGTGACCCTCGAGCGGACCGACGGTCCGAACCGAACGATCGAGGTCACCGACGACGAGACCGTCCTCGAGGCGGCTGGGCGGGCCGGCGTTCGGCTACCGTACGACTGCCGAAAGGGGACCTGTATCACCTGCGTCGGTCGGTTGATCGAGATCGAGGGCGCGGACACGGACGTCGACGCTGACGCAGATGGCGCGGCCCGTACCGCCGATCCCGCGGACGCGTTCACGTACCGGCGGTCGCCGGCCGCGCTCACGGACCGCGAGCGGGCCGACGGCTACGTTCTGCTCTGTATCGCACAGCCGCGAGTCGATTGTCGCCTCGAGGTCGGGCCGCGGGTCCGCTCGGAAGTCGGAGACAGTCCGTGGGCGTAG
- the ligA gene encoding NAD-dependent DNA ligase LigA → MSVADEDEENPYLREPSTDFRSVEELSEDEAREQVELLREAIREHDRRYYVESDPVIADRTYDALFARLRDLEDAFDLSHPDSPTRSVGGEPLEAFETVEHVAPMLSIDQSGEEEDVREFADRVRREVGAVQYVCEPKFDGVSMEFVYENGSLERAATRGDGREGDDVTRNARTIGSVPQKLHGDYPDFLAVRGEVYMPKDAFQAHNRERIERGEDPFANPRNATAGTIRQLDPSVVADRPLEVFFFDVLEASDLEDSHSAELERFPEWGLRVTDHVEFAADIDEAIDYRDRMLEARDDLNYEIDGTVIKVDDREAREELGRTARHDRYAFAYKFPARAEVTPIVDVAVQVGRTGRLTPVALLEPVDVGGVTVSRASLHNPDEIEEKNVNIGDTVRVQRAGDVIPYVEEVVEKSSEGHYELPDHCPVCDSPVERDGPIAFCTGGLACDAQLRRSIEYYAGDDGLDLEGLGEKSVRQLVDAGLLESVADLYELDREDLTDLEGWGETSAENVISEIEASREPPLAAFLSALGIPHVGPTTARELAREFGTFEAFREAAENDLERLEDVPDVGETVAEQLHEFFASEANAAAVDDLLEHVSPQESDLESGGDELEGQTFVFTGSLEGLTRSEAQETVEAHGANATGSVSGNTDYLVVGDNPGQTKRDDAAANDVPIVDEDEFRELLAERGIDLE, encoded by the coding sequence ATGTCTGTCGCCGACGAGGACGAAGAGAACCCCTATCTCCGGGAGCCGTCGACCGACTTCCGGTCGGTCGAGGAGCTTTCGGAAGACGAGGCCCGCGAGCAGGTGGAACTGCTCCGCGAGGCGATCCGCGAGCACGACCGCCGGTACTACGTCGAGAGCGATCCCGTCATCGCCGACCGAACGTACGACGCACTCTTCGCTCGCCTGCGAGACCTCGAGGACGCCTTCGACCTCTCCCATCCCGACAGCCCGACCCGGAGCGTCGGCGGTGAACCGCTCGAGGCGTTCGAGACGGTCGAGCACGTCGCGCCGATGCTGTCGATCGACCAGAGCGGCGAGGAGGAAGACGTTCGCGAGTTCGCTGACCGCGTTCGCCGTGAGGTGGGTGCTGTCCAGTACGTCTGCGAACCGAAGTTCGACGGCGTCTCGATGGAGTTCGTCTACGAGAACGGCTCGCTCGAGCGGGCGGCGACCCGCGGCGACGGCCGCGAGGGAGACGACGTGACGCGTAACGCACGCACCATCGGCTCCGTCCCCCAGAAACTCCACGGCGACTACCCCGACTTCCTCGCCGTCCGCGGTGAGGTCTACATGCCCAAGGACGCGTTTCAGGCCCACAACCGCGAGCGCATCGAGCGCGGAGAGGACCCCTTCGCCAACCCCCGGAACGCGACCGCGGGGACGATCCGGCAGCTCGACCCCTCGGTCGTCGCCGACCGCCCGCTCGAGGTGTTCTTCTTCGACGTGCTCGAGGCCAGCGACCTCGAGGACTCCCACAGCGCCGAACTCGAGCGGTTCCCCGAATGGGGGCTGCGGGTCACCGACCACGTCGAGTTCGCGGCCGACATCGACGAGGCTATCGACTACCGCGACCGGATGCTCGAGGCCCGCGACGACCTGAACTACGAAATCGACGGCACCGTGATCAAGGTCGATGACCGCGAGGCCCGCGAGGAACTCGGTCGAACCGCGCGCCACGACCGCTACGCCTTCGCCTACAAGTTCCCCGCCCGCGCGGAGGTGACGCCGATCGTTGACGTCGCGGTGCAGGTGGGCCGAACTGGTCGATTGACGCCGGTGGCCCTGCTCGAGCCGGTCGACGTCGGCGGCGTGACGGTCTCCCGGGCGAGCTTGCACAACCCCGACGAGATCGAGGAGAAGAACGTGAATATCGGCGACACCGTCCGCGTCCAGCGGGCCGGCGACGTCATCCCCTACGTCGAGGAGGTCGTCGAAAAGTCGAGCGAGGGCCACTACGAACTCCCGGATCACTGCCCCGTCTGCGACAGCCCCGTCGAGCGCGACGGCCCGATCGCCTTCTGTACCGGCGGGCTAGCCTGCGACGCACAGCTCCGGCGCTCGATCGAGTACTACGCCGGCGACGACGGCCTCGACCTCGAGGGACTCGGCGAGAAGAGCGTCCGCCAACTCGTCGACGCCGGCTTGCTCGAGTCCGTCGCGGACCTCTACGAACTCGATCGCGAGGATCTCACGGACCTCGAGGGCTGGGGCGAAACGAGCGCCGAGAACGTCATCAGCGAAATCGAAGCCAGCCGCGAGCCCCCGCTGGCGGCATTTCTCTCCGCGCTGGGCATCCCCCACGTCGGCCCGACGACGGCCCGCGAACTCGCCCGCGAGTTCGGCACGTTCGAGGCGTTCCGTGAAGCTGCCGAGAACGATCTTGAGCGACTCGAGGACGTACCGGACGTCGGCGAGACCGTCGCCGAACAGCTCCACGAGTTTTTCGCCAGCGAGGCCAACGCCGCGGCCGTCGACGACCTGCTCGAGCACGTCTCACCGCAGGAATCCGATCTCGAGAGCGGCGGCGACGAACTCGAGGGGCAGACGTTCGTTTTCACGGGATCGCTCGAGGGCCTCACACGGTCCGAAGCCCAGGAGACCGTCGAAGCCCACGGCGCCAACGCGACGGGCAGCGTTTCGGGGAACACGGACTACCTCGTCGTCGGCGACAACCCCGGCCAGACGAAACGGGACGATGCGGCGGCGAACGACGTGCCGATCGTCGACGAGGACGAGTTTCGCGAGTTGCTTGCCGAGCGCGGGATCGACCTCGAGTGA
- a CDS encoding selenium-binding protein SBP56-related protein — translation MSDVSTPEGVEPEHDHEHHHDHEGPGYATPQAAIEESEREKLAYVMSLYVGTDVDAPDFVSVVDLDPDSDTYCEIVDRIELPNRGDELHHFGWNACSSSCHMEGLERRHLIVPGQRSSRIHVIDAADRRNPELETVIEPEEVFEHDLSAPHTVHCIPDGKILISMLGDADGELPGGFLELNDDFEIEGRWEPPGEIEMNYDYWYQPRQNVMVSSEWAAPKTYYPGFDLEDVEAGNYGQRLHFWDWEDGTVEQTIDLGEEGLIPLEVRFLHTPESTHGFVGAALSSNVFHFWRDDDAGEYRAEKVIDFESREHDDWDMPVPALPTDILISMDDRYLFGSNWLHGEVWMYDVSDPSNPRRADSLSVGGTFGEIQEVQGRELAAGPQMVQLSLDGERLYWTTSLFSSWDEQFYPEEGERGSVMLKADVDPRKGTMELDEDFLVDWGECPEGPARAHEIRWPDGDCTSDVWQ, via the coding sequence ATGAGTGACGTTAGCACACCAGAGGGCGTCGAACCGGAGCACGACCACGAACACCACCACGATCACGAGGGACCGGGCTACGCGACGCCCCAGGCCGCCATCGAGGAGAGCGAACGGGAGAAACTGGCCTACGTGATGAGCCTCTACGTCGGCACCGACGTCGACGCGCCGGACTTCGTCTCGGTCGTCGACCTCGATCCCGACTCGGACACCTACTGCGAGATCGTCGACCGTATCGAACTGCCGAACCGGGGAGACGAACTCCACCACTTCGGGTGGAACGCCTGCTCCTCGTCCTGCCATATGGAGGGCCTCGAGCGGCGACACCTGATCGTCCCGGGCCAGCGCTCCTCCCGGATCCACGTGATCGACGCGGCGGACCGGCGGAATCCCGAACTCGAGACGGTGATCGAACCCGAGGAAGTCTTCGAGCACGACCTCTCGGCACCGCACACCGTCCACTGCATCCCGGACGGGAAGATCCTGATCAGCATGCTCGGGGACGCCGACGGCGAGCTTCCGGGCGGCTTCCTCGAACTGAACGACGACTTCGAGATCGAGGGCCGCTGGGAGCCGCCGGGCGAGATCGAGATGAACTACGACTACTGGTACCAGCCCCGGCAGAACGTGATGGTCTCGAGCGAGTGGGCCGCCCCCAAGACGTACTACCCCGGGTTCGACCTCGAGGACGTCGAGGCGGGTAACTACGGCCAGCGACTCCACTTCTGGGACTGGGAGGACGGCACCGTCGAGCAGACGATCGACCTCGGCGAGGAGGGGTTGATTCCCCTCGAGGTCCGATTCCTCCACACGCCCGAATCGACCCACGGGTTCGTCGGCGCCGCGCTGTCGTCGAACGTATTCCACTTCTGGCGGGATGATGACGCAGGAGAGTACCGCGCCGAGAAGGTAATCGACTTCGAGAGCCGGGAACACGACGACTGGGACATGCCGGTCCCCGCGCTGCCGACGGACATCCTGATCTCGATGGACGACCGCTACCTCTTCGGCTCGAACTGGCTCCACGGCGAGGTCTGGATGTACGACGTCTCGGACCCGTCGAACCCGCGACGGGCCGACTCGCTGTCCGTCGGCGGCACCTTCGGCGAGATACAGGAGGTCCAGGGCCGCGAGTTGGCCGCCGGCCCCCAGATGGTCCAGCTCTCACTCGACGGCGAGCGACTCTACTGGACCACCTCGCTGTTCTCCTCGTGGGACGAGCAGTTCTACCCCGAGGAGGGCGAGCGCGGTTCGGTGATGCTGAAAGCCGACGTCGACCCCCGGAAGGGGACGATGGAACTCGACGAGGACTTCCTCGTCGACTGGGGCGAGTGTCCCGAGGGTCCGGCCCGCGCCCACGAGATCCGGTGGCCCGACGGCGACTGCACGAGCGACGTCTGGCAGTGA
- the rio1 gene encoding serine/threonine-protein kinase Rio1, whose product MGEGTEFGLVDLEEVDTPGDEWEEIDVSDTEADRIARKRDREFEQFEERIKDADQFKVEQSVFDDATFAALYKLVQDGYVEAFGGPLSTGKEANVYHALGDDREVAVKIYRINASNFRQMRDYLEGDPRFEGLGGKKKDVVLAWTKKELANLERARAAGVRVPEPIATERNVLVMEYIGTEDGRAKRLGEVHIENPQTAYRVMREYMRRLYSAGLIHGDLSEYNVVFDAADGQLVVIDLGQAVTVHHPNSREFLERDCRNVASFFARQGMDVTEDELLEFVTSPEPDPSRD is encoded by the coding sequence ATGGGAGAGGGCACGGAATTCGGACTGGTCGACCTCGAGGAGGTCGACACGCCGGGCGACGAGTGGGAGGAGATCGACGTCTCGGACACCGAGGCCGATCGGATCGCCCGGAAGCGCGACCGCGAGTTCGAACAGTTCGAGGAGCGGATCAAGGACGCCGACCAGTTCAAGGTCGAGCAGTCGGTGTTCGACGACGCGACCTTCGCGGCGCTGTACAAACTGGTCCAGGACGGTTACGTCGAGGCCTTCGGCGGGCCCCTGTCGACGGGCAAGGAGGCCAACGTCTACCACGCGCTGGGCGACGACCGCGAGGTCGCGGTCAAGATCTACCGGATCAACGCCTCGAACTTCCGGCAGATGCGCGACTACCTCGAGGGCGACCCGCGCTTCGAGGGGCTGGGCGGCAAAAAGAAGGACGTCGTCCTCGCCTGGACGAAGAAGGAACTGGCGAACCTCGAGCGCGCGAGGGCCGCGGGCGTTCGCGTCCCGGAACCGATCGCGACCGAGCGCAACGTGCTCGTCATGGAGTACATCGGAACCGAGGACGGGCGGGCGAAACGGCTCGGCGAGGTCCACATCGAGAACCCCCAGACCGCCTACCGGGTCATGCGCGAGTACATGCGCCGGCTCTACTCGGCCGGGCTGATCCACGGCGATCTGAGCGAGTACAACGTCGTCTTCGACGCGGCCGACGGCCAACTGGTTGTCATCGATCTCGGGCAGGCCGTCACCGTCCACCACCCCAACAGTCGGGAGTTCCTCGAGCGCGACTGCCGGAACGTGGCGAGTTTCTTCGCCCGGCAGGGGATGGACGTCACCGAGGACGAGTTGCTCGAGTTCGTCACGAGCCCGGAGCCGGATCCGTCGCGGGACTGA